From a region of the Mercurialis annua linkage group LG1-X, ddMerAnnu1.2, whole genome shotgun sequence genome:
- the LOC126665881 gene encoding PRA1 family protein A1-like isoform X2: MDWGNVTAEDLIDALREVDWSSPPRPLSEFFSRFTLPRSSSKWNSRLKCNLYYYRTNYFIMIILILGIGFIRRPLAIAAAILTALTVAFLNDSFAGTFSEKATRTVRQLYPHLAAKMRPPHTPVLRGRPSAKRAIYICGRPRWVFVLIFSIASFSLWYASCGLLTVLWALAIGLLATILHASLRTPNLKARLNTFREEFRAVWRNYSEL; the protein is encoded by the exons ATGGATTGGGGAAACGTAACAGCAGAAGATCTGATTGACGCTCTCAGAGAAGTAGATTGGTCATCTCCGCCGCGTCCGCTCTCTGAATTCTTCTCCAGATTCACACTCCCTCGTTCTTCTTCTAAATGGAACAGCCGCCTCAAATGCAATCTCTATTA CTATCGGACTAACTACTTCATCATGATCATTCTGATTCTCG GTATTGGGTTTATTAGGCGGCCACTTGCTATAGCTGCTGCTATTTTAACTGCACTTACTGTTGCCTTTCTTAATGATAG CTTTGCAGGTACTTTTAGTGAGAAGGCAACAAGAACTGTGAGACAATTGTATCCACATCTAGCTGCTAAGATGCGCCCTCCTCATAC GCCTGTTCTTCGTGGACGTCCATCAGCTAAAAGGGCTATCTATATATGTGGTCGGCCGCGTTGGGTCTTTGTCTTGATATTCTCCATTG CGAGTTTCTCCCTTTGGTATGCATCTTGTGGCCTGTTGACTGTTCTGTGGGCACTTGCCATTGGTCTTCTTG CGACTATTTTACATGCAAGTCTTAGAACACCTAATCTGAAAGCACGGCTGAATACATTTCGCGAGGAATTTCGTGCTGTTTGGCGCAATTACAGTGAGCTGTAG
- the LOC126665881 gene encoding PRA1 family protein A1-like isoform X1, translated as MDWGNVTAEDLIDALREVDWSSPPRPLSEFFSRFTLPRSSSKWNSRLKCNLYYYRTNYFIMIILILGIGFIRRPLAIAAAILTALTVAFLNDSFAGTFSEKATRTVRQLYPHLAAKMRPPHTRPVLRGRPSAKRAIYICGRPRWVFVLIFSIASFSLWYASCGLLTVLWALAIGLLATILHASLRTPNLKARLNTFREEFRAVWRNYSEL; from the exons ATGGATTGGGGAAACGTAACAGCAGAAGATCTGATTGACGCTCTCAGAGAAGTAGATTGGTCATCTCCGCCGCGTCCGCTCTCTGAATTCTTCTCCAGATTCACACTCCCTCGTTCTTCTTCTAAATGGAACAGCCGCCTCAAATGCAATCTCTATTA CTATCGGACTAACTACTTCATCATGATCATTCTGATTCTCG GTATTGGGTTTATTAGGCGGCCACTTGCTATAGCTGCTGCTATTTTAACTGCACTTACTGTTGCCTTTCTTAATGATAG CTTTGCAGGTACTTTTAGTGAGAAGGCAACAAGAACTGTGAGACAATTGTATCCACATCTAGCTGCTAAGATGCGCCCTCCTCATAC CAGGCCTGTTCTTCGTGGACGTCCATCAGCTAAAAGGGCTATCTATATATGTGGTCGGCCGCGTTGGGTCTTTGTCTTGATATTCTCCATTG CGAGTTTCTCCCTTTGGTATGCATCTTGTGGCCTGTTGACTGTTCTGTGGGCACTTGCCATTGGTCTTCTTG CGACTATTTTACATGCAAGTCTTAGAACACCTAATCTGAAAGCACGGCTGAATACATTTCGCGAGGAATTTCGTGCTGTTTGGCGCAATTACAGTGAGCTGTAG